Proteins from a genomic interval of Prevotella sp. E13-27:
- a CDS encoding 1-acyl-sn-glycerol-3-phosphate acyltransferase, translating into MHKFFLGIFDYLQKRRRLCMGLMTLFIGLLVVMMSTLKYNENIYDFLPVSGNEQKAITLYQDITGGQRIVAMFSMADSASADVDLMTAAVDTFANKIETGYGKRHISEITTQVDFEKIAGITDFIYQNMPFMLTDSDYVRMEQQLVSPEFVDQQLSHDVEMIMMPATGFFSSSITNDPLGLFSPVMQRLQSKQSSMPFEIENGYIFTPGRKYAIVMLTSPYGSMESANNSQLVEYVDSCAALTMQAVPGVAVATTGSPVIAVGNAVQIKSDSQWAISIAVTLILTLLVFSFRRVKNLLLIGFAIIFGWLFAMGFIAVMRSDVSLIVLGIGSIIIGIAVNYPLHFIAHTDHGGTIRDVLKEMIAPLLIGNITTVGAFASLMPLNAPALRDLGLFAAFMLVGTILFVLIFLPHLVKQRSEAVEERLTFGKLSTASPERHRWLLWIIFALTIVLGYFSLGISFDTNMHHINYMTDEQKALLSDLQASAGLNDTSNVYIVTEGDTWDEALSRRAQLSAVLDSLKQQQQLNKFTDVTTYVCSMDEQQHRLQLWNNFWAKHRQQVLSSISSRAPEYGFSDDAFTGFAEIVSADYSPQPFEHFDIVRSVLLTSSFSNSTGACSVVDVIDASNKDREHLEAVLNSSAEEKVYAFDFMGMNGAVAKSLSDDFNYIGFACGFIVFLFLWLSFGRLELSLLAFLPMAMGWLWILGLMYLFGMQFNIVNVILATFIFGQGDDYTIFITDGLLNEYAYKKKLLPSFKNSIIISALIMFIGIGSLIVAKHPALHSLAEVTIVGMLTVVLMAWIVPPFIFGWLVRNQGKTRPEPVTIEHIVRTFYSAVVYLFELSYGCVLGLLSRLVPMNAAKREAWFHRVIEKSMRADVNNIWGVKFHVRNDVGEDFSRGSVMICNHQSMLDPIYVLSLNPKIIVMVGGKVWRNPIVNTMFRLSRFINADAPIEVLQEKVSRAVADGYNVLIFPEGRRTDDHVARFHRGAFHLAQLADADLLPLYLHGAGHVMPKGSGIASRGVVTIEIGKRIPASELSRYGATPMDMAHNFHEIYVERYAQMKREIETTHYFHHYLISKYTYKGIGVEKETRRLLKRFDDFSRWIDGSCDAEEVSIVNAGRGQFSLMFALVHPDVTVHSYATDADDAAILDACEPKPSNLRVYCVDSVETALKSAGNSKVIDVEEVRG; encoded by the coding sequence ATGCATAAATTCTTCCTTGGCATATTTGACTATCTTCAGAAACGTCGTCGCCTCTGCATGGGACTCATGACCCTGTTCATAGGACTACTTGTAGTGATGATGTCCACTCTGAAGTATAATGAGAATATCTATGACTTCCTGCCTGTCAGCGGCAATGAACAGAAAGCCATAACACTCTATCAGGACATCACAGGTGGTCAGCGCATCGTGGCCATGTTCTCTATGGCCGACAGCGCTTCTGCCGACGTGGACTTGATGACAGCCGCTGTCGATACCTTTGCCAATAAGATTGAGACTGGCTATGGCAAGCGCCACATCAGCGAGATAACCACACAGGTGGATTTCGAGAAGATTGCCGGCATAACCGATTTTATCTATCAGAACATGCCGTTCATGCTCACCGATTCCGACTATGTGCGCATGGAACAGCAGCTTGTATCTCCAGAATTTGTTGACCAGCAGCTGTCTCACGATGTTGAGATGATTATGATGCCTGCCACGGGCTTCTTCTCGTCGAGCATCACCAATGACCCTCTGGGACTTTTCTCTCCTGTCATGCAGCGTCTGCAGTCCAAGCAGTCGTCAATGCCGTTTGAGATAGAGAATGGTTATATCTTCACTCCTGGGCGCAAGTATGCCATAGTCATGCTTACCTCGCCTTATGGCTCAATGGAGTCGGCCAACAACAGCCAGCTCGTGGAATATGTTGACAGCTGTGCTGCGCTCACCATGCAGGCTGTGCCAGGCGTTGCTGTAGCTACAACAGGCTCGCCAGTCATTGCCGTGGGCAATGCCGTTCAGATTAAGAGCGACAGCCAGTGGGCTATCTCCATTGCTGTCACCCTCATCCTTACTCTCCTTGTCTTCTCGTTCCGCAGGGTGAAGAACCTCCTGCTGATAGGCTTCGCCATCATTTTCGGTTGGCTCTTCGCCATGGGCTTCATTGCTGTTATGCGTAGCGATGTGTCGCTCATAGTTCTTGGCATAGGCTCAATCATCATAGGCATTGCCGTTAACTATCCGCTTCACTTCATTGCCCACACCGATCATGGCGGCACCATTCGCGATGTGCTCAAGGAAATGATAGCTCCGCTGCTCATAGGAAACATTACCACCGTGGGCGCTTTCGCCAGCTTGATGCCGCTAAATGCGCCAGCCTTGCGCGACCTTGGTCTCTTCGCAGCCTTCATGCTCGTGGGCACCATTCTGTTCGTGCTCATCTTCTTGCCCCATCTGGTAAAGCAACGCTCTGAAGCAGTAGAGGAGCGTCTCACGTTTGGCAAGCTCTCTACAGCCTCGCCTGAGCGTCATCGTTGGCTGTTGTGGATAATCTTTGCGTTGACCATCGTCTTGGGTTATTTCAGCCTCGGCATCTCCTTCGATACCAACATGCATCACATCAATTACATGACTGATGAGCAGAAGGCGTTGTTGTCTGATTTGCAGGCATCGGCAGGGCTCAACGATACTTCGAATGTGTATATCGTTACCGAGGGCGATACGTGGGATGAGGCTTTGAGTCGTCGCGCTCAGCTGTCGGCCGTTCTTGACAGTCTGAAGCAACAGCAGCAGCTGAACAAGTTTACCGATGTCACCACCTATGTCTGTTCCATGGACGAACAGCAGCACAGGCTCCAGCTCTGGAACAATTTCTGGGCTAAACATCGCCAGCAGGTGCTGTCGTCAATAAGCAGCCGTGCTCCTGAGTATGGCTTCAGCGACGATGCTTTCACGGGCTTTGCCGAGATAGTATCTGCCGATTACAGTCCTCAGCCTTTTGAACATTTCGACATAGTGCGTTCTGTACTTCTCACCAGTTCGTTCAGCAATAGCACGGGTGCTTGTTCTGTTGTCGATGTCATTGACGCGAGCAACAAAGACCGCGAGCATCTTGAGGCTGTGCTTAACAGCTCTGCTGAAGAGAAAGTCTATGCCTTCGACTTCATGGGAATGAACGGCGCTGTAGCCAAGTCGCTTTCCGACGACTTCAACTACATCGGCTTCGCCTGCGGATTCATAGTATTCCTGTTCCTCTGGCTGTCATTCGGCCGACTGGAGCTTAGCCTTCTGGCGTTCCTGCCAATGGCCATGGGCTGGCTGTGGATATTGGGACTGATGTATCTCTTTGGCATGCAGTTCAATATCGTTAATGTCATCCTTGCCACCTTTATCTTCGGTCAGGGCGATGACTATACAATATTCATTACCGACGGACTCCTCAACGAGTATGCCTACAAGAAGAAACTCCTGCCGTCGTTCAAAAACAGCATCATTATCTCTGCCCTTATCATGTTCATAGGCATTGGCTCGCTCATAGTGGCTAAGCATCCTGCTCTCCACTCGCTGGCCGAGGTAACCATCGTGGGCATGCTCACCGTTGTGCTGATGGCATGGATAGTGCCTCCGTTCATCTTCGGATGGCTTGTAAGGAACCAGGGCAAGACTCGTCCTGAACCTGTGACCATTGAACATATAGTCCGCACATTCTATAGCGCTGTGGTCTATCTGTTCGAGCTTAGTTATGGCTGTGTTCTCGGCCTTCTGTCAAGGCTTGTGCCTATGAATGCAGCCAAGCGTGAGGCATGGTTCCATCGTGTAATTGAGAAATCAATGCGTGCCGATGTCAATAACATCTGGGGCGTCAAGTTCCATGTGCGCAACGATGTAGGCGAGGACTTCAGCCGTGGCAGCGTGATGATTTGCAACCACCAGTCCATGCTTGACCCTATCTACGTGCTGTCGCTTAACCCTAAGATTATCGTTATGGTGGGTGGAAAGGTGTGGCGCAACCCTATAGTGAACACCATGTTCCGCCTGTCGCGCTTCATTAATGCCGACGCTCCTATCGAGGTGCTGCAGGAGAAGGTAAGCCGTGCCGTTGCCGACGGATATAATGTGCTGATATTCCCTGAAGGCCGTCGTACCGACGATCATGTGGCTCGTTTCCACCGTGGAGCCTTCCATCTGGCTCAGTTGGCAGATGCCGACCTTCTGCCGCTCTATCTCCACGGCGCAGGCCATGTGATGCCGAAGGGTAGTGGCATCGCCTCGCGTGGTGTGGTAACCATTGAGATAGGCAAGCGCATACCAGCCTCTGAATTGAGCCGTTATGGTGCAACGCCTATGGATATGGCCCACAACTTCCATGAGATTTATGTGGAACGCTACGCGCAGATGAAGCGTGAGATAGAGACAACCCACTATTTCCATCATTACCTCATCTCGAAATACACCTACAAGGGTATTGGCGTAGAGAAGGAGACACGCCGATTGCTCAAGCGTTTCGACGATTTCAGTAGGTGGATTGACGGTAGCTGTGATGCTGAAGAGGTGAGCATAGTCAATGCCGGTAGAGGCCAGTTCTCGCTAATGTTTGCCCTTGTCCATCCTGATGTGACAGTCCATTCCTATGCTACCGATGCCGACGATGCCGCCATTCTCGATGCCTGTGAACCTAAGCCCTCGAACCTTCGCGTATATTGTGTGGATAGCGTTGAGACTGCGCTGAAGAGCGCTGGCAATAGCAAGGTGATAGATGTGGAAGAGGTGAGAGGTTAG
- a CDS encoding BtrH N-terminal domain-containing protein, giving the protein MELNLTHQSAAHCENGAISTLLRYYGIHLSEPMIFGLASGLFFTHMPFVKMSGMPVTAFRTFPGVLFNRITKMLGIKTATRRYFSKLHAMRDLDRLILEKNTPVGCVVGMYYLPYMPIEYRFHFNGHNICVIGRDETTGDYTVLDSNATQKVTIGARDLLRVRFAKGGTYPLMGQMYWINSVPEKLPDMKPLILKSIKKTCRNMTSQPKFIKFAGTNGIIYLSQRIRTWEKTMGKRRAQLNLAQIIRMLEEIGTGGAGFRFIYGAFLQEASEITGIRRFNDYSKRITEIGDLWRDFAYKASRIFKKREGEKYTYDDLGDVLQKIGEMEREFFLDLEKYVDSFEK; this is encoded by the coding sequence ATGGAACTGAACTTAACTCATCAGTCGGCGGCACATTGCGAGAATGGTGCCATCTCTACACTCTTGAGATACTATGGAATCCACTTGTCAGAGCCAATGATCTTTGGTTTGGCAAGTGGACTGTTTTTCACACACATGCCCTTCGTTAAGATGTCGGGCATGCCTGTGACAGCCTTCCGCACTTTCCCTGGCGTGTTGTTCAATCGCATAACGAAGATGCTAGGCATAAAGACTGCCACTCGCCGCTATTTTAGTAAGCTTCATGCCATGCGCGACCTTGACCGTCTTATCCTTGAGAAAAATACTCCTGTCGGATGTGTCGTGGGCATGTACTATCTGCCCTACATGCCAATAGAATACCGTTTCCATTTCAATGGCCACAATATCTGTGTCATTGGCAGGGACGAGACCACTGGCGACTATACCGTGCTTGATTCTAACGCTACACAGAAGGTTACGATAGGCGCCCGGGACCTGTTGAGAGTGCGTTTCGCCAAAGGTGGCACCTATCCACTCATGGGACAGATGTACTGGATAAATTCAGTACCTGAGAAGTTGCCCGACATGAAGCCGCTTATCCTGAAGTCGATAAAGAAGACATGCCGTAACATGACCTCGCAGCCAAAGTTCATCAAGTTTGCGGGTACTAATGGCATCATATATCTCTCCCAGAGAATACGCACATGGGAGAAGACCATGGGCAAGCGTCGTGCACAGCTTAACCTTGCACAGATAATAAGAATGCTCGAAGAGATAGGCACAGGTGGCGCAGGCTTCCGCTTCATCTATGGCGCTTTCCTTCAGGAGGCTTCTGAGATTACGGGGATACGCAGATTTAACGACTACTCTAAGCGCATAACAGAGATTGGCGACCTGTGGCGTGATTTCGCCTACAAGGCATCAAGAATATTCAAGAAGCGTGAGGGAGAGAAATATACCTATGATGACCTTGGCGACGTGCTTCAGAAGATAGGAGAAATGGAACGTGAGTTTTTCTTGGATCTTGAGAAATATGTTGACAGTTTTGAAAAGTGA
- a CDS encoding alpha/beta hydrolase, which produces MNRLLLTFLLAICWLSGYSAKLTPYIPKENPLGIGVIVCPGGSYFWLDKEIEGFYVAEWLCQNGIAAFVLEYSHGGWGAFAYHLRTKGRTFPAGFNDLSNTLDSVRAHAADYGIRPERVGCMGFSAGGHLVMHAAEQLAGTSKSPSFVAPMYPVVSMTHPCTHKRSRRGLLGEFPKRSMKDSLSLENHVPDNCAPVFLMNCDDDPVVNYYNSVLLDSALTAHGVPHQYEHYRTGGHGFGSSAEMTTPEAIQWKERFLDWIKRLFEK; this is translated from the coding sequence GTGAATAGATTATTATTAACATTCTTGCTGGCGATTTGTTGGTTAAGCGGCTATTCGGCAAAGCTGACACCCTACATACCGAAGGAGAATCCATTGGGCATAGGAGTAATCGTTTGCCCGGGCGGAAGCTACTTCTGGCTCGACAAGGAGATTGAAGGCTTTTATGTTGCCGAATGGCTCTGCCAGAACGGCATAGCGGCTTTCGTCCTTGAGTACAGTCATGGTGGATGGGGAGCCTTTGCCTATCACCTGAGGACTAAAGGCCGTACTTTCCCCGCAGGATTCAACGATTTGTCAAACACCCTTGACAGCGTGAGGGCTCATGCTGCCGACTATGGCATTCGTCCTGAGAGGGTAGGGTGCATGGGTTTCTCGGCTGGCGGACATCTTGTAATGCATGCAGCAGAGCAGCTGGCAGGAACGTCGAAGAGTCCCTCGTTTGTTGCGCCCATGTATCCTGTGGTGTCCATGACCCATCCCTGCACCCATAAGCGTTCGCGCCGCGGACTCCTTGGCGAGTTTCCCAAGCGCAGCATGAAAGACTCGCTCTCGCTTGAAAACCATGTGCCAGACAACTGTGCGCCTGTTTTCCTTATGAACTGCGATGACGACCCTGTGGTTAACTACTACAATTCAGTACTTCTCGACTCAGCACTTACAGCTCATGGCGTTCCTCATCAGTATGAGCACTATCGCACAGGCGGTCATGGCTTCGGCTCTTCGGCAGAGATGACTACTCCTGAGGCTATACAGTGGAAGGAGCGGTTCCTTGATTGGATAAAGAGACTGTTTGAAAAATAA
- a CDS encoding 1-acyl-sn-glycerol-3-phosphate acyltransferase — translation MNNDFEDIRPYTDAEIPAAMERIAESQVLPLLASYVCPELPLDDVKKLLLSFKTVNDFQYGLMHRVNEQIIRQSISEFTFGGGEDLKKDVPYLFVSNHRDIMLDASLLQNVLADMGLRTSQITFGANLMMNPLVIDIGKSNKMFRVERPGGSIKDFYKSSMHLSEYIRHVISDQNESVWIAQRNGRTKDGNDLTDQGIIKMFCMSLAEDKIAALDNLHIAPVSVSYEWESCDILKAIELYESQNVKYIKKPGEDLNSILTGILQPKGRVHFQFCPVLRREELLQFNDSTNNDYHKQVAQLIDERIQSAYRLWPNNFIAHDMLYGQQRFVDRYTKEEKAAFEQHLTKLDHYDSDLGVLKDILLGIYANPVKNKLKYLTPDLSPLIPHL, via the coding sequence ATGAACAACGATTTCGAAGACATTCGCCCATATACCGATGCGGAGATACCTGCAGCGATGGAGCGCATAGCTGAGAGCCAGGTATTGCCCCTGTTGGCATCCTATGTTTGTCCTGAGCTTCCGCTCGATGATGTGAAGAAGCTGCTTCTCAGCTTTAAGACGGTCAATGATTTCCAGTATGGACTGATGCATCGTGTCAACGAACAGATTATTCGTCAGAGCATCAGCGAGTTTACCTTCGGTGGTGGCGAGGACCTGAAGAAGGATGTGCCTTATCTCTTCGTGAGCAACCATCGTGACATCATGCTCGATGCCTCTCTGCTTCAGAACGTGCTTGCCGACATGGGCTTGCGAACCTCTCAGATAACCTTTGGCGCCAACCTGATGATGAACCCGCTGGTCATCGATATTGGCAAGTCAAACAAGATGTTCCGAGTGGAGCGTCCCGGAGGCAGCATCAAGGACTTCTACAAGAGTTCCATGCACCTGTCTGAATATATCCGCCACGTCATCAGCGACCAGAACGAGTCTGTGTGGATAGCTCAGCGCAACGGCCGCACCAAGGATGGCAACGATCTCACCGACCAGGGCATCATCAAGATGTTCTGCATGAGTCTGGCTGAGGACAAGATAGCTGCACTCGACAATCTCCACATTGCTCCTGTGTCTGTGTCCTATGAATGGGAGTCGTGCGACATCCTGAAAGCCATCGAGCTTTACGAGAGCCAGAACGTGAAGTACATCAAGAAGCCTGGCGAGGACCTTAACAGCATTCTCACCGGCATACTGCAGCCCAAGGGGCGTGTTCACTTCCAGTTCTGTCCTGTACTGCGTCGTGAGGAGCTCCTCCAGTTCAACGACAGCACCAACAACGACTATCACAAGCAGGTGGCACAGCTCATTGACGAGCGCATTCAGAGTGCCTACCGTCTGTGGCCCAACAACTTTATTGCTCACGACATGCTCTACGGTCAGCAGCGCTTCGTTGACCGTTATACAAAGGAAGAGAAGGCAGCCTTCGAACAGCATCTCACCAAGCTCGACCATTACGACAGCGATCTTGGCGTGCTGAAAGACATTCTCCTCGGCATTTATGCCAACCCCGTTAAGAACAAGCTGAAGTATCTCACCCCTGACCTCTCACCTCTCATCCCTCACCTCTAA